The sequence TCAAATTTTTGGTAAATTACAGTTTTTGCTGTTTTAAAATTACGTTTCGCAAGGATTCCACACAGTTGAAAAAGCTGATAAGTATCCCAACAATCTGTAGATGGCATCAATGCATCTATTATCTTGGAAAAGTAAAAATTTTTATTTTCTGTCAAATCGATTAAAGAAATTAACCATTCTGCTCGTTGCTCCTCACATTGAGCATCATAAGATGGATTATGCAAACAACAATAAAGAATACTATCTCTTACCTGGCTGTCTCCATATTGTTTTACGTATAAATAAGCTCGTCCCAAACCTTTTTTAAGTGCGTCGTGAAATTCTTCTGGTTTCAAATTGAACTCAATTTCCATATGTAAGCTATATACCTAAAGTTTATTTTATGCTTTGTATCGTCGCAATTTTAACTTTCAAAATCTAACTCCTCTTCAGTATTAAAGATTAAATGCATGTCGTCAGCTTTATCTCGAAGATATTTACTATGATGCTTACTTGCTTGCTGCAATATCTCAGCAACATCTTCTTCATCACAAAGATGAGAAAAAAGTAGCTGTTCTACAATGCCAATTCCCCAATTTTGAATGCCAGGATTTTCATGTTTCAAAAATTCTGGAACCCATTTTAATACACGTTTATCTGCAACAACCCGAAGTAGTTCAACAGCATCTATCTTTTCATCTAAATTACTAGATTCTTTGAAAATTCTATAGCATTCTTCCATTGCACTATAAGGATGTAATTGCCAAAGCACCCCTCTGAGCAATTCTTTTCCCGGTTTGTGAGCTACATAATATCTAACTGCTTCTTTTAAATTATCTTTTCCCAAAATAATTTCTATCGCTTCGCGAGCCATTTGACTAGAACTAAATTCATCACCATTTTCACCTATAGCTCCCACTTCTGTGGCAATATTTACCCAATTATCTAAATCCATTTTGCAATCTTAAATTTTATAGCTATTGCTTTTATATTTTTCCCAACCTCAGCAAGATTTCGATAAAACCCCGCAAGAATTGAATATCAATCCACCCCACTAATTTCCTAAACTAGAACTAACACATACACAGGGAGTTATCTTTAATGCCACTTAACAGTTACTATACTCTCGGACGTACCGGGTTGCGCGTAAGTCGTCTTGCTCTGGGTACCATGACTTTCGGTACGGAATGGGGTTGGGGTGCGGATGAAGATATCGCACGACAAATGTTTAATACCTATGTCGATGCTGGTGGAAATTTTCTCGATACGGCAGATTTATACACGAATGGTACCAGCGAAACTTGGTTGGGTAAGTTTACCAAAGAACGCAATCTACGCGATAAGGTTGTTATTGCCACCAAATTCAGCTACAACGTTGAGCCGGGAAACCCTAACGCTGGTGGAAATGGACGTAAAAATATTATGCGAGCGGTGGAAGGTTCTTTAAAGCGTTTGGGAACTGATTACATCGATTTATATATTCTCCACACCTGGGATAAAGTTACTCCTGCTGAAGAAGTGATGCGTACTTTAAATGATTTGGTGAGTGCTGGAAAAGTACGTCATATCGGTTTAAGCGATGTACCTGCTTGGTACGCAGCAAGAGCGCAAACTATCGCTGAATATCGTAATTATGAACCAATTTCGGCTTTACAATTAGAATACTCTTTAGCTGAGCGTAACATCGAACGAGAATTTATCAGCCTCGGGCAAAATTTAGGAATGGGTACTATGGTATGGAGCCCTTTAGCTAGCGGACTTTTGAGCGGTAAATACAAGCCTAGTGAAGGCGGATTCTCTGGGGAAGGTAGACTCGATGCAACTCGCGATGTGGATAATCCAGCTTTTCAGAAGATAAGTGACAGAAACTGGAAAATTGTCGCTGAATTAGAAACTGTAGCCAAGGAAGTGGAGCACAGCATGGCACAAGTTGCTGTAAATTGGGCGGTAAATCGCCCCGGTATTGCGTCGGTAATTGTAGGTGCTTCCAAGTTATCGCAGTTGGAAGACAATATCAAAGCGTTAGATTTTGATATTCCCGCAGAGCTTGCAAATCGTTTAGAAAGCGTTAGTAAACCAGAATCGCAATTCCCTTATACCTTCTTTGATGCCGAGATTCAAGGAATGATTCATGGAGGTGCAACAGTTGGCGATCGCCCCGATGGATATCAGCCCGGAGTATTGATTAATTCAGCAGGTGCAGGGGTTTCATAACTGTAGTGCGGGCATCTTGCCCGCTATTATCTCAGAATTTACGCAATTACCAATTACCAATTCCCTTATTTATTACAATGTTTATTCAAAAGATTCTTCGCTAATTCAAAACTATTAGATTGAGTTTGTACTGCATAAGCCTCTCTTTCCAAATCTTGCCGATGAGCGTCTTTATATCGTAGAAAGAGCCTTCGAGCATTTGCAATTGGCTGAATTTTCAAACCCAAAGCTCTAATTTTTCCTTTACCCGCACAAACTTGGGCTGCATGAACGGATTCATGAATCAAAGTCGGATTTGCAATATTTAAATCAAAAACCACTGGATTAATCCATATTTTTTTACGACTTTCGCTTAATAAACCATAAGCTCCCCGCTTGGGTGGTAATTCAAGCACTACCTGAAATCCATGTTTTTCCAATTGATTTTTTAAATCTAAAAATTTTTGTGATGGAGCAGGAGTTTGAGCAATGATTAATGCAGAATAAACAGCAGCAACTTTTAAAATCATATAGGTTTTACTATTTAATATAAATGCGGAAACCTATTAATCGTAACAACTATAGCAAAGTCATTGCTATGTATAATCAATATTTGTAAAATATGAATTTTGGAGCATATTGCATACAGTAAATCTTATCTTAATAGCTCTAGAATGGAATAGTACGGACACAATTGCAGAAAAAGTCAATCATAATCACAGTAAAGAAAATCTATTAAAGTCATCAATCATAAATTTAAATTTATATAGAGAAAACAACGATATCACATCATAAAAATATCCTTATACCAATTCTGTATGAGGCTGCGCTAAAAGCCCTCACTCTGGAAGAGTGGGGCTAGACAAACGAAGCCCCTCTTCAGGGGCTGAATTCGGCGCATCTTTATAAAGAAATGGTATTACTCTTAACTGTTCACTGTTAACTGCTCGCTGTTCGCTGAAAAGTAAAGGCTAACCGCTTTATAAAAGCAATTAGCCGTAGCACCAGGAAACTTTAAAATTTTTAATTTAATAGATATATCTCAAACTCTTTGTAAATCAATTTCAGCAAGAATTGTCTATACGTTGAGATTGATATTTACCTTTTATGTATTGGTTATAATACTTGCCTACCGCATCGGAAGAATATAAATCCTCCCAGGTATCCTCGTCTATATCCGAATATTGATAGACTGCACCGCTATTAAACTCTATTTGTAGAACTTCATTTTCAGAATCGTATCCAATAGCACTTGCCATTGCGGAAGCTACTGGTAACATAGCAAATGATTCTTCCTCCTCTAACAATGGCGGAGGTTCAGCAATCAGTTCATTTAAATCTTGCAATCCCTCGTAAGCCTGTATTGGAGCCGGTATCTCTAGAAACTCTAACTCATCCCCTCTGTCGAGCAATAGCTGTAAATATCCGTCAGAATGAGACACACCTAATAACTTAGTTAAATCAACCTTGCTAAACTTCATAAATTCTGCTCTCCTATTAACAGACGTAAGTGGAATCTCTCAATCCCAACTGCTAAATTTATATTTAAATCAACCTTCATAGTACATTAGTATCATATATTTAGTTAGCAGTCAACAGCGAGCAGTTAGGAGATAGGAGTTAAGAGTTAAGAGTTAGGAATTAAGTTAACTTCCCCATCACCCCCTCTCCTTCACACTAATCGCAAGCAAGGACATTTCTGCAAATACCCATCAGCTTTACGTTTAGCGTCTGGATTATCTATATTCGTAGGAGTTGGGCGAACAACACCATTAAACAAGTCATCTAATCCATAAGGAGTAAAAAATTCCCAATTCTGTTGACTATCTAAACGCACACCTATCGCTGCTGTAGTGTGCAGCCAGTTTTTGATTCCGTCTTCAGTGCTGATGAAAGTTTTGTTGCCGGAGCGCCATCGAGCAAAACTGGCTTGATTTTTTATATCAAATAGATAATCGGGAAACTGCTGATTTAAAGTGGCTTTTGCTGCTAATTCTTGTTCTCTATCTCCCGCTTCGTCAAAAAAAGCAATGTCAAAGTCATTGATAAACAGTTGACAGCTTTCGCCAAAAATTGAACGCCAAACTGTATTTCGTAAAGCTCCCCCAGCCAACCACCAATCGGGAAGATTTAATTTAGAAATAGCTGGCAATACCTCACCTATAGGAGAATCAGCCAAAATTGTTTGTAGCCGATCGACACCGCTCATAATAGTTACAAATCTAATTCTTATCTCATCTATTCGTCAGAGTATATCAGGTATGTGTCGCTTATTTATTGAATTCAATACATTAGTATCAAAAATTAGGAATCGCATCAAGACAAAAGACGTTGCACCGGGTGCAACGTCTCTATATTTATCTTTGTACAAACAGACTACTAAACTAAACGAAAGATAAACGGGTAACGGTAAGGTTCGTCTGGTGAATCTAAAACTTTAACAAGGGCAATAATTGGCATTACGAGACTGATTATACCCAAAGCAAATAGCAGTGGAATACCAATCAGAACTATAGTCAACATTCCAGCTACTAATCCATATATGTAAAGATTAATGTGAAAATTCAAGGATTCTTTGGCATTAGCCTTTACAACAGAATCTTTTGTCGTAAACAAAATTACGATAGGTATTGCAACAGAAATAACCATAGAACTTAAAAATATTGCCCCATGACATAGCGCAGATAATAATTTACGTTGGTCAGCGTTTTCCATATTACAAACTCTTGCTGTTATTTTCTATATACTTCTACAATCATAATCATACTTATTTCGTATGTCATTTAAGTTAAAATGCTTGAATGCATCAGTATAAATTTATCTTAAGTAATACATATAATCACTGACTTTTTATTTAATCTATTTTATTTTCTTAATTTTATAATTCAATTTATTTGATTGAGGTTTGAGGGTTTAAATCTATTATTTTTTATTTTTACGAAACTAAAAGCCTAAGTTAAGAATGATAAATTTTTAAGAGTATCAACTAAAACCGTTTGTAATTAAAATCTAACCCTAACTATTTTTAACGAAGAGAATAAATTCTGACAGCAGGAAAACAATATCTAAGCAAAGTTAATACAAATATCAACGGGAGCATCCCAATTATGGAAAAAGCCCACAGACTAAAGCCTGGGGCTAATACTACAAAGCCCACCTTCGTGGGCTACTAAGATTCTTAGCCCACGAAAGTGGGCTTTGTTTATATAGCCGCACCCTTACAGGGTGTCGGATAAAATGTTGGCTCAAAATCGGGATGCTCCCATATCAACTCCTAACTATTAATACCAAATCCGGTTAATTACTTACACTATAACCGAGAGCTATTCTGATTTTTTATTACCCATCGATTACCTATTTCTAAGCTCCACAGATATGATAAGTGTTTTACCGGATATGATATCAATCCTAACTTTTCTATTCTCTTTCCTTAAATTGTATAAAAGTGACTTTCATTAAGGAAAGTTGTATCAAATCCTTCTAAAGTCGCTAATACTTTATCTCCAAATAAAATATCATTACCAGAGAAAGATAAATCTCTAAACAAAAGGTTGTTGAAGCTAGTTAATTTGTCACCTTCTCCTAAATTGAAATCGGTAATTATATCTTTTGTAGAACTATTACCGTCAAGATAGAAATTATCAGCACCCGTACCACCAGTCAGAATATCAGCACCAGCCCCACCATTGAGAAAATCATTTCCTTCGTCACCTATGAGAATATCTGAATTTTTTCCTCCCAAAAGCCCGTCATTTCCAATACCACCATTCAACTGGTTTTCGCCGTCACCACCATCGAGAAAATCATTTCCTTCATTTCCAAACAGGATATCTCTTTCCTTTCCTCCGAATAACAAATCATCTCCGAAACCGCCAGATAACTCGTTTTTTCCTTCGCCACCTTTAAGGATATCGTCTCCCCCCAAACCTTTAAGGATATCATTACCCTCAAATCCCAGAATAATATCTTTGCTATCGGTACCTTCTAAATCATCGTCATTTTTTGTACCGTCTATTTGATTTGGGATAATAACA comes from Rivularia sp. PCC 7116 and encodes:
- a CDS encoding aldo/keto reductase, whose translation is MPLNSYYTLGRTGLRVSRLALGTMTFGTEWGWGADEDIARQMFNTYVDAGGNFLDTADLYTNGTSETWLGKFTKERNLRDKVVIATKFSYNVEPGNPNAGGNGRKNIMRAVEGSLKRLGTDYIDLYILHTWDKVTPAEEVMRTLNDLVSAGKVRHIGLSDVPAWYAARAQTIAEYRNYEPISALQLEYSLAERNIEREFISLGQNLGMGTMVWSPLASGLLSGKYKPSEGGFSGEGRLDATRDVDNPAFQKISDRNWKIVAELETVAKEVEHSMAQVAVNWAVNRPGIASVIVGASKLSQLEDNIKALDFDIPAELANRLESVSKPESQFPYTFFDAEIQGMIHGGATVGDRPDGYQPGVLINSAGAGVS
- a CDS encoding KTSC domain-containing protein, translating into MKFSKVDLTKLLGVSHSDGYLQLLLDRGDELEFLEIPAPIQAYEGLQDLNELIAEPPPLLEEEESFAMLPVASAMASAIGYDSENEVLQIEFNSGAVYQYSDIDEDTWEDLYSSDAVGKYYNQYIKGKYQSQRIDNSC
- a CDS encoding nucleotidyltransferase family protein — protein: MSGVDRLQTILADSPIGEVLPAISKLNLPDWWLAGGALRNTVWRSIFGESCQLFINDFDIAFFDEAGDREQELAAKATLNQQFPDYLFDIKNQASFARWRSGNKTFISTEDGIKNWLHTTAAIGVRLDSQQNWEFFTPYGLDDLFNGVVRPTPTNIDNPDAKRKADGYLQKCPCLRLV
- a CDS encoding DUF4870 domain-containing protein, encoding MENADQRKLLSALCHGAIFLSSMVISVAIPIVILFTTKDSVVKANAKESLNFHINLYIYGLVAGMLTIVLIGIPLLFALGIISLVMPIIALVKVLDSPDEPYRYPFIFRLV